TTATCTGAAAGAGAAGAGCAAAATACAGGTTAAATAAAACTGTTCTCTGTGGCTTTCTTACAAGATAACCCCATGACCATTTCAAGGTATCATGCTGTACTTACCTGTTATTTCTTTTAGAAGCTCAAATATTGCTTTGGTCACTTCCTTCtcaggtttctttgtttttgcctCTTGCCTGGTGTTGAGTTTAGCCTCTCCTTTTTCAGTCTTGCCTCTTAAGCATTTGCAGTCAACCACATCACCCGAATTCCATGGAGGGATTCCATTTGGAAGGGATGCCTTAGAACCGGAATCCTTAATACAGCATTCCATCTCGGAGTCTTCAGAGTCAGACAGATTACACTCACTGTCAGCTGATCCAATCAGGAGGGCTCTATACGCTATGTTGGACTGACCCGGATTTGGTTTGTCTCCCCAATGGGCTTTGTCCTCCCTGCAGACCTCGTCTCCAGTTGAGCCAGCACCCCCTCTGTCGGTTACCCCAGCTTCAGCTGCCTGGGGGGGCACAGAGTCACCAGCATCTTCTACTAAGTGATCTCTGATGGGGACAGAGTCAGTTTCACAGTCCCCTCCTCCTAAAGCTGAGCTAGCAGCATCCAAGCCATTAATTTCATCAAGAATCACTGTGTCTTCAGAACAATTCTGGTCCTGAAAATCATAAACAATTGTCAAATCATAAAATACTGTGATATTGATACATGGAGACTTCATAAGCAGAGACACATTAACACATTCCTTAAACTGCTTTTAAAGTTGCTTCTAAGACACTGGTGTCATTTATAACCCGTTCGAAGTTTCTGCTTCTACTTGCAGTAGGAGAAGGTTATACTGTAAAACACATCTTCAAGCTCTGCACTAGCTCCTGTGCAGAGAAATAAATCAATCATAAAACTGCGTCTTTAAAAGAATTATACATCCTCACCTCTTCCAACTTCTCGCCAGGGGCGAAAAAGGAAACAACGCTGTTCACAAGCCTCCACACTTCCATGAAAGGCTCGTCGCTTTCAAGTGGGGATTCTGGGGGCTGCAGAAAGCTGAAGAACTCCTCACTCTGCCTAACTCGGTGATTCAATACCAGCTTCTGAGGAAAGACATTGAGGAGGAGAAGATATGCTCTCGGCCGGTAATCAAATCATCTGTGATCACACAGACTTCTTACCAGGGATCACACTTACCTTTAATAAATCTTCAAGTTTCAGTCTGGCTTTTTCTAGAAACTCGTCATCAGCAGGCTGCCGCCAGCTTTCCACAATGTCAGAAATGCACGATAAACCAGGAGCCTAAAatttaaatgtatctttatttataATTGCAGAGAGAAGGtgtaaagatgtgtgtgtgtgtctcagtttcaTATTCTGGTTACACCACAGCACTAGCTAGTGTTTCGCACAGTCCACCTCAACTCATATTCAAACAGGCAggcatacagtacatgcacacgCCTTGCCAGCGTTTCATAAAATAGAAGGACAAGGAAGAAAACACACATGGAAGGGCCGTATTTAGACCCATTGTGTGTTTAATACAAAATTAAGACTAGCAGCTTATTTATGTGACTAAATGGCTGGGGTTAGCCGCAGCTGGATTCAACagaattttacagcactagggaGCCAATCTCAAGATCTCAATGtaggtgctgtaaaatgctctaataaaaccCAGGGGTGGCTCATTGCAGCTGGGTTTAGGTTGATCAAATCACCACTGCATTTACCTCTTTCAAACAACTCAGAAGCTGCCGAAATGCAGTCAGGGTCTGTTTCACATTCCACTGGAAAGGGTGATCTCTTTCTTCAATGTGAATGGTGAAAGACAAATCCTCATTCTCTTCCCACACCTGCAAGTCAACACCgtttttatgttgtattattttagtgAAGTATGCACAGATCTTACAGAGCACAGAATGACACACGGCTACCACCTACAGACACATTCTCACAATGCGCGACAGTGCCACCTACAGACACAGTCTCACAATGCGCGACAGTGCCACCTACAGACACATTCTCACAATGCGCGACAGTGCCACCTACAGACACATTCTCACAATGCGTGACAGTGCCACCTACAGACACATTCTCACAATGCAGGAGAGGAGCTCCCCAACTCTTCTTTTGCATGTGCACACCTACCCTGGCACTCTATTCTCATCACATGTGGGTTATGTGAGCATCAAGTGAGCTGGAATGACCCAACAGTTACTCTCAATCGTTCCTCAAATCAGCAGTTCTGCAGGTGAAGAATGCTTTAGATTTGCAGTTTCTGATAACCAAGGCTTACCTTTAAAACCATTATCTCCCAATATCCAACTTTCCACACTTCATACGAAAAGACAAAAAAGTTCTCTGTGTAACTTATAACACTACCACTGTCAAGGTCTTCTGTATCAGcctaaaaaaaagatttaaacaaaaaggaggcttttaaatgaaaagacaagcaataataatttaatttgatatttaatgaatcaaaacgttaatagacagatagatagatagatagatagatagatagatagatagatagatagatagatagatagatagatagattaaatGGGCAAGCCGGCTACTGTGCACATGAGTAACTGGGTAAGAATGTGGTAGCAGGATTCTAATTCTAAAGCCCAATGTTActttaaattgaaaaagaaaaggcCATGCCTCAGATAAACTGGGGTGTGAATTCTCCAGTCTTCTGAAGCTGTGATTTCCGGGTTCAGGATCAGCGTCTTCTTTGCGAGAGCTCtgcttcttgtttttcttctttattttgagtttactgaaaacatgtttaaaaaaacctagttaaaaaaaaaaaaaaacatgcattaataaaaaaaaaaagcaaacagatttAATTCACAGTGCAAAAATTACATTTAACTGCATttaaacacatgcttttaaaactgcaagaCATGTCAGCACGATTAAAAGGGAATTTTAAACCCAAGTTCTATAAAACCCACAAGAATGGCAGATTGTTCTCATAACTCACgcatcttctttttcttttcctcaGGTGCGTTTTCAGTCTCTTCCATTGGCGGGTCTCTGAGAAGTACAGTTAAGGACAGATAGGTGAAAAAAATGGACAGTAGGGATTATAATTCGGTTATAGATTACGGCAAAAATGATGAAGCTAATCATGACTAcctaaaatcatgttttaatccTGTTAATTTCAACGTTCTCTTCAGTTTTACAGTAGCTCTGCCTCTTTCGCAAACCATTCTGTATTCTTTATAATCAAGCAACATTCTTCAAAGCAGCACTGGAATCTGCATAGAATCTTAaggagtaagtagtggggttccaaaaaatctaGCGTTCCGCGTCCCCacgtgatgctacaactgtttaaataacgtacctgtcatttttcttttcattgttaacatcctgacaactgtttacacttagaactttgaAGTCTGtatcaaagctcttttcaaaatgtccgctctagtgcactgacagtgtcaggattactgcccacactgtcaaacaggtaacacagcaataacgatccacgatgtggtacggaacagaaaatgATGTCACAGCGCATCCAACATCTTAGTAAAAGAAGGACTTGCGCATTAATCTTAGGGAACAAAATGTTTtcagacagataaaaaaaaacctttataaaatcatctaaaattaaaaatgtacctttaaaaaaaacctctggCCATTTCCTACCTCCAGATTGCCCTTAGCGGAAACGTGAAACCTCGAGATCTGGAGGAAAACCACTGACCTGACAGCACTGtttgaaacagtctttaaaactAGAAGTGTAAGAAGTTATCAGGAAAAGAAATGAGTTACACTacttaaacaggtgtagcaacacgtgggCACTTCCAAAACTACATTTTCCAGAACCCCACTACTCACTCTTTAAGGATGTATAATAAGATGCATTTTGCAAAAGGATTTTGGTTTAACCATTGAAAGAGCATGAGGAACCTGCCGAGTGTAAATGGGCGTGTTTGTACTTACTGTGGCTCATCCGCTCGCTCGTCCTCCTGTGGAGGATTAACTTCTGCTTCAGCCACCACAGTCTCCACAGCTAACAGCTGAGCTGGTGCAGCATCGAACAAGTTCACCACCCACTGGTTTAGATGATCTGGATCTGACAGCATGCTAATCAAAGGATCTAAAACTAAAGAGACAAGGATGCCAGATAATATGCATCCCCCACCACAGACTACACGAAGAAAGTTGATGAACGTGACATATATTGTAtcaacattatttaaagaacagTACAGTATAACAAAGGGCAACCAAATGCTTATTGAAAATGTGATAAGCGGTCAACCTAAGATGGAAggatggacagacagactgacatacacctccatatatccccagaatatGATACGCTCAATAGCTTATGATAAATAATGTCAATACCATGGATAAGAGGTTCTGCAGATGTATGCTGAAAGGTAAGTGTGATACAGACAGATGGATATGTTTCATGACAAAAGAGGTTCTTTAGATATACATCGGTATGAACACCTCCACTAAATTAACAAAGGTATACGCAAACACTGCCTCCTCCCCCTATTCTCCATAGCTGTCTTGGTCTCATTGGAAAGATGGGACAGTGCCATTCACACAGCTGAACAATTCATTTCAACCATTTGCATTAGGATCTTTCATAgtgctgatgtgtttttttgACATGGCATTGCTCAATAAGGGAGTGATCATCACTTCCATTTTGCAAGAATTACTCAACTTGACACCAGACAGAGTGAAAAACAAGAGTGTACCATAGTTCACACAAGCACAGAAAGGGTCCATCTTAGCAAGTGTAAATGAAAGATGGAAAATGCCTACCTTTCAACGATACAACTTCATTCACTAAATGCTGCATATAATCGAGTCCCCacagtgagggagggagcaggttACGAATCAGACTTTCAGAGCACTTTCTCAGCAGGGCCAGCTCTTCATCCCTGCACTGGGACTGCTTCTTCCTGAGAACACGCAAACAGCTGCTCTGAAGCCGAAATACTTGAAACTGAACAATGCGCTACATGCACAGTATAGAGTATTACAATATAACCTCTAGCTGCATACATAAATGCATTCACGGTTTGATCAGATTCAGCCAGACAGTCACAGGAGTAACTAATAAGCTTGAATTTAATAGAGGGATGTCTTTTTAGATTCTATAGACTCCTGATATTATGATGCAGTGGTATATTCAATGGTACTTTGATATACTTGTAGTGTGGTGATGAGCCCTGGTCCTGACACTGTGATGATGTTGGAACTTTTCATGAGCACTAAACAGGACTAATGGTGAGAGTTTGAACTGCTCAATTTGGGCGCTGGTATTCACACATGCACAAGCCACACTTCCTTAAAATTTAAGAAAGCTGCTATTTGGTGCAAATGCAACTCCGACTCACAGGGTATCGTGCAACATCCGTGGTGTAAATCTCTAtctctcttgttttgtttgtcaaacGTTGCAGTGCAAAATATCGACATGGTGTTTGTAGCTAGGGCAGCAATGCATCCGGTCAATCACAGGGTGgggaggaaaacaccaagaaatggATCATTTTTAGATGTCAGTTTCGtattttatattgaggcgtcataaaagcatctgaagggcttgTTTGCAGAATTAGCAGTTACATTTAGACCTAACTATTGCGGTTAACAAAATCAGACTTATAAAAATATACTATAGTTAAAGAGAAGATTAAAGTAAATTACAAAGttgcctgtcctcaaatgaggaacATTTACCGCTCAATGAGTTATCCTGACAGTATATGACAATCGACCTAAAAGAAGAATACTATTAATGATATAATAAAAGAGAATATTATAATATCCCAATGAAATAAGGCAGAGAGCAGTTTGAAGAGGGAGCTGCCCGCCTTACCCTTCATTCAGACTGCTGATCCGCAGATGCTGATTGAGAATACGGATGGCTCCCACAGCCAGTGTCATCGTCTCcaggtgctgtgttgtgtgaatgAGGTGATCCACGCTGTTGTGGAACTCCTGTAGCAGGGCCTGGTGGAGTACCTGTCTCTCTCTGGGCTCAGGAGCATCGTACCAAAGCAGGACAAACTGGGAATAAGCGCACTCAAACACTGTGGGGGTGAAAGAGATCCAATATcatccaaaactcttgaaagacCAACGTTTTCATCGCCATAAAATACCTGAACCgttttaaactgcaatagaaaacacAAGCCTACCCTTTCTTAGAGACTGCTTTAGGTGACGATACTGTGCCACTGGCTGGAACTCCTGCTTAATATTGACATTGGAATCAGTCTCCTCTGTACCAGGGTTGTTTTCTTCTTGTCTGGTTTCCTATAGAAACAACACAAATATATAAGGGTTGCAACATTCATTACTTCTTGATTGTGTTGGGATTTTCATATGCACACTGCCAGCCACATTCAGTAAGGCTGaatgaaatcacaaaaaaacagttcTGCTTATAACCCGGAACCGTTCCCAtccattttgtatttttgctaTCAAGCTGTGAGATGGTGGCCAAAAGGAGACAATGCTGTACACTTACACGTTCGATTGAATATCGACATAGAATATGGAAATACAAAGATCAAgtggggtttattttaatttaatacaacaaAGCAGTTATcatttaccatttaaaataacacacagtATTAGCTTTAAAATTATATACATCGTTTCCCCTTATCCCCGGGTGCATACACAGATAGCAAGATATAACTAGTCTGCCTAAAGACTACATCCTGTGGTTTTCAACACACAATCTTGCGATAGTCTCACATAAAAGATACCAAGGGTTTAAACAGAAATATTGCGTTTTTACCTATCAATAGAAACGTGCCTGGCTAAGTAATTACTTATTTATTGGTGTTAACAAATATAAAGGTTTGGAGACGGGTCTGACAGCTTTccaaaatgtatacaaatgtttttttttcggtTAATAATATAGACTACTGTATCACACAATATATGGAAACAGAACCACTCGAGCCGAATTTAAAGTACAAAGtgaaaaagaacataaaaaaacttGGATTAAAAATCAGAAATGCACTTTCCGTATCTAAACTACTCTGACATCCTTAGTTTAAGCTATTTCTTACAAGTTGTGTGCCATTGAGCATGCCCTATAGACTGAAAGCTTAaagtt
This window of the Polyodon spathula isolate WHYD16114869_AA chromosome 7, ASM1765450v1, whole genome shotgun sequence genome carries:
- the LOC121318841 gene encoding uncharacterized protein LOC121318841 isoform X2, giving the protein MLVKETRQEENNPGTEETDSNVNIKQEFQPVAQYRHLKQSLRKVFECAYSQFVLLWYDAPEPRERQVLHQALLQEFHNSVDHLIHTTQHLETMTLAVGAIRILNQHLRISSLNEGKKQSQCRDEELALLRKCSESLIRNLLPPSLWGLDYMQHLVNEVVSLKVLDPLISMLSDPDHLNQWVVNLFDAAPAQLLAVETVVAEAEVNPPQEDERADEPQDPPMEETENAPEEKKKKMRFFKHVFSKLKIKKKNKKQSSRKEDADPEPGNHSFRRLENSHPSLSEADTEDLDSGSVISYTENFFVFSYEVWKVGYWEIMVLKVWEENEDLSFTIHIEERDHPFQWNVKQTLTAFRQLLSCLKEAPGLSCISDIVESWRQPADDEFLEKARLKLEDLLKKLVLNHRVRQSEEFFSFLQPPESPLESDEPFMEVWRLVNSVVSFFAPGEKLEEDQNCSEDTVILDEINGLDAASSALGGGDCETDSVPIRDHLVEDAGDSVPPQAAEAGVTDRGGAGSTGDEVCREDKAHWGDKPNPGQSNIAYRALLIGSADSECNLSDSEDSEMECCIKDSGSKASLPNGIPPWNSGDVVDCKCLRGKTEKGEAKLNTRQEAKTKKPEKEVTKAIFELLKEITDNSLLVHCFKLIPSSYLAPKLLSKLHLDEKQVTAHIENLCEKLWPNGIPAEPSPERTHTEKTQTKERAEELLLKILSPYSLVIKAKHVKSVFTTFQDLEANKTLLYMLFLFLCKALVPGDPSLNTQTIPWLKRPL
- the LOC121318841 gene encoding uncharacterized protein LOC121318841 isoform X1, with translation MKSKEHGDRLHESQAASKISRTAGHRQYKDTFKKLVKLKAMRWRYWITLALIILSLFYGDIWAVIQTAVYCCFGTIAATMTPVTRSSRNENATQTEVPVAEGHCTETRQEENNPGTEETDSNVNIKQEFQPVAQYRHLKQSLRKVFECAYSQFVLLWYDAPEPRERQVLHQALLQEFHNSVDHLIHTTQHLETMTLAVGAIRILNQHLRISSLNEGKKQSQCRDEELALLRKCSESLIRNLLPPSLWGLDYMQHLVNEVVSLKVLDPLISMLSDPDHLNQWVVNLFDAAPAQLLAVETVVAEAEVNPPQEDERADEPQDPPMEETENAPEEKKKKMRFFKHVFSKLKIKKKNKKQSSRKEDADPEPGNHSFRRLENSHPSLSEADTEDLDSGSVISYTENFFVFSYEVWKVGYWEIMVLKVWEENEDLSFTIHIEERDHPFQWNVKQTLTAFRQLLSCLKEAPGLSCISDIVESWRQPADDEFLEKARLKLEDLLKKLVLNHRVRQSEEFFSFLQPPESPLESDEPFMEVWRLVNSVVSFFAPGEKLEEDQNCSEDTVILDEINGLDAASSALGGGDCETDSVPIRDHLVEDAGDSVPPQAAEAGVTDRGGAGSTGDEVCREDKAHWGDKPNPGQSNIAYRALLIGSADSECNLSDSEDSEMECCIKDSGSKASLPNGIPPWNSGDVVDCKCLRGKTEKGEAKLNTRQEAKTKKPEKEVTKAIFELLKEITDNSLLVHCFKLIPSSYLAPKLLSKLHLDEKQVTAHIENLCEKLWPNGIPAEPSPERTHTEKTQTKERAEELLLKILSPYSLVIKAKHVKSVFTTFQDLEANKTLLYMLFLFLCKALVPGDPSLNTQTIPWLKRPL